The following are encoded in a window of Rhodocyclaceae bacterium genomic DNA:
- a CDS encoding RNA pyrophosphohydrolase — protein MIDRDGYRLNVGIILSNTRNQVFWGKRVREDAWQFPQGGMKRGETPEQAMYRELEEEVGLQSCHVRILGRTREWLRYDVPEQWTRRDSRGLYRGQKQIWFLLRLTGRDCDVRLRANERPEFDAWRWSDYWIPVESVVEFKREVYHNALAELARYLPRTGARSAGLRPDAGLNPAEIDAQRPIALADAGQDQTRAA, from the coding sequence GTGATCGATCGCGATGGCTATCGCCTGAATGTGGGCATCATCCTGAGCAACACCCGCAACCAGGTGTTCTGGGGCAAGCGCGTGCGCGAGGACGCCTGGCAGTTCCCGCAAGGCGGCATGAAGCGCGGCGAGACGCCGGAACAGGCCATGTACCGCGAACTCGAGGAAGAGGTCGGCCTGCAGTCGTGCCATGTGCGCATCCTCGGCCGTACCCGCGAGTGGCTGCGCTACGACGTGCCCGAGCAATGGACCCGGCGCGATTCGCGCGGTCTCTACCGTGGCCAGAAACAGATCTGGTTCCTGTTGCGGCTGACCGGGCGCGACTGCGACGTGCGCCTGCGCGCCAACGAACGGCCTGAATTCGACGCATGGCGGTGGAGCGACTACTGGATCCCGGTCGAATCGGTCGTCGAATTCAAGCGCGAGGTCTACCACAACGCGCTGGCGGAACTCGCGCGATACCTTCCGCGCACGGGTGCGCGATCGGCGGGTCTGCGTCCGGATGCGGGCCTGAACCCTGCCGAGATCGATGCCCAGCGTCCGATCGCGCTGGCTGACGCCGGGCAGGACCAGACCCGGGCAGCCTGA
- a CDS encoding spermidine synthase — protein MRRLYLGGSETIQSAMRLSDPVRLELAYTRAMLCSLLLRPDPKRALLLGLGGGSLAKYIHHRLPGCRLQAVDANPDVIAVARSHFALPPDDERLTVTLGDAVACLASGVAGAVDLLLVDVYDEHRQVAACATADFFAATAAALSREGVCAVNLWSNAPEYPVYRDRFLDAFSGRVLLLPVARPGNMIAFGFATADGDWRWQHLRDRARRLEQVYGLEFGTFVEALRQANPYSENRLLI, from the coding sequence GTGCGGCGGCTGTACCTTGGCGGCAGCGAGACCATCCAGAGCGCGATGCGCCTGTCGGACCCGGTACGCCTCGAACTCGCGTACACCCGGGCCATGCTGTGCAGCCTGCTGTTGCGGCCCGATCCGAAGCGCGCACTGCTGCTCGGACTGGGCGGCGGGTCACTCGCCAAGTACATCCATCATCGGCTGCCCGGATGCAGACTGCAGGCCGTCGATGCGAATCCCGACGTGATTGCGGTGGCCCGGTCGCATTTCGCACTGCCGCCGGACGATGAGCGGCTCACCGTGACGCTCGGGGATGCGGTGGCCTGCCTGGCCAGCGGCGTCGCCGGTGCGGTCGACCTGCTGCTGGTCGATGTGTACGACGAGCATCGGCAGGTAGCCGCCTGTGCGACCGCGGATTTCTTCGCTGCCACTGCAGCAGCCCTCAGCCGGGAGGGTGTGTGTGCGGTGAATCTCTGGAGCAACGCGCCGGAGTATCCGGTCTATCGTGACCGTTTCCTCGACGCTTTTTCCGGGCGGGTGCTGCTGCTGCCGGTCGCGCGGCCGGGCAACATGATCGCCTTCGGGTTCGCAACGGCTGACGGCGACTGGCGCTGGCAGCACCTGCGCGACCGCGCCCGCCGGCTCGAGCAGGTGTACGGACTGGAATTCGGCACTTTCGTCGAAGCCCTTCGCCAGGCCAACCCCTACAGCGAGAATCGCCTGCTGATCTGA
- a CDS encoding proline--tRNA ligase — protein sequence MRTSGFYLATLKEAPSEAELVSHKLMLRAGLIKSLARGLYTWMPLGLRVLRKVERIVREEMDAAGAVELLMPAVQPAELWQESGRWQKYGPELLRIRDRHQRDYCFGPTHEEVISDTVRRDIKSYRQLPVNLYQIQTKFRDEIRPRFGVMRAREFLMKDAYSFHADAACLQRTYDAMYQAYSRIFERLGLKFRAVAADTGQIGGTGSHEFHVLADSGEDGIAYCPASAYAANVELAEALAPATTRPAAAAAMQKVATPGLKTCEAVAASLSLPIQRMVKSIAVVADGRFQLLLLRGDHKLNEVKAGKLPGFADFRFASDGEIVAALGCEPGYIGPVGIDASIPVHADRSVAVLADFACGANEAGFHLTGTNFGRDLPDTASVHDLRNVVEGDPSPDGAGTLELCRGIEVGHIFQLRTRYSQAMKVEFIDEAGQPKPMEMGCYGIGVSRIVGAAIEQGFDERGIVFPAAIAPFQVAIAPIGLHKSEAVRTAAESLYAALQAAGIDVLLDDRDERPGAMFADMELIGVPHRIVIGERGLAKGECEYKGRRDSQPSMIPIEGAVALIAGKLGR from the coding sequence ATGCGCACCTCAGGTTTCTATCTTGCCACGCTCAAGGAGGCCCCGAGCGAGGCCGAACTCGTCAGCCACAAGCTGATGCTGCGCGCAGGGCTGATCAAGTCGCTCGCACGCGGGCTGTACACGTGGATGCCGCTCGGCCTGCGGGTGCTGCGCAAGGTCGAGCGCATCGTGCGCGAGGAGATGGACGCAGCCGGCGCGGTCGAGCTGCTGATGCCTGCCGTGCAGCCGGCGGAACTCTGGCAGGAATCCGGACGCTGGCAGAAGTACGGTCCGGAACTGCTGCGCATCCGCGACCGGCACCAGCGCGACTACTGCTTCGGGCCCACGCACGAGGAAGTGATCTCCGACACGGTGCGCCGCGACATCAAGAGTTACCGGCAGCTGCCGGTCAACCTGTACCAGATACAGACCAAGTTCCGCGACGAGATCCGTCCGCGCTTCGGCGTGATGCGCGCGCGCGAGTTCCTGATGAAGGACGCGTACTCGTTCCACGCCGATGCGGCCTGCCTGCAGCGCACCTACGACGCGATGTACCAGGCCTACAGCCGGATCTTCGAACGCCTCGGCCTGAAGTTCCGTGCGGTGGCGGCCGACACCGGACAGATCGGCGGTACCGGGTCCCACGAATTCCACGTCCTGGCCGATTCCGGCGAGGACGGCATCGCGTACTGCCCGGCGTCGGCCTATGCGGCAAACGTCGAACTGGCCGAAGCGCTGGCACCGGCCACCACCCGCCCCGCTGCGGCCGCAGCGATGCAGAAAGTCGCCACGCCCGGCCTCAAGACCTGCGAAGCGGTGGCTGCAAGCCTGTCGCTGCCGATCCAACGGATGGTGAAGTCGATCGCGGTCGTCGCCGATGGCCGCTTCCAGTTGCTTCTGCTGCGCGGGGACCACAAGCTGAACGAAGTGAAGGCGGGCAAGCTGCCGGGCTTCGCCGACTTCCGCTTCGCCAGCGACGGCGAGATCGTCGCCGCCCTCGGCTGCGAACCCGGCTACATCGGCCCGGTCGGCATCGATGCCTCGATCCCGGTGCATGCCGACCGCAGCGTGGCGGTGCTGGCGGACTTTGCCTGCGGCGCGAACGAGGCAGGCTTCCACCTGACCGGCACCAACTTCGGCCGCGACCTGCCGGACACGGCTTCGGTGCACGACCTGCGCAACGTGGTCGAGGGCGATCCGAGCCCGGACGGTGCCGGCACGCTCGAGCTGTGCCGCGGCATCGAGGTCGGCCACATCTTCCAGCTGCGCACCCGCTACTCGCAGGCGATGAAGGTCGAGTTCATCGACGAGGCGGGCCAGCCGAAGCCGATGGAAATGGGCTGCTACGGTATCGGCGTGTCGCGCATCGTCGGTGCCGCCATCGAACAGGGCTTCGACGAGCGCGGCATCGTGTTCCCGGCGGCGATCGCACCGTTCCAGGTCGCCATCGCACCGATCGGACTGCACAAGAGCGAGGCGGTGCGCACGGCCGCCGAGTCGCTCTACGCGGCACTGCAGGCGGCTGGCATCGACGTGCTGCTCGATGACCGCGACGAGCGCCCCGGCGCGATGTTCGCCGACATGGAGCTGATCGGCGTGCCGCACCGGATCGTGATCGGCGAGCGCGGGCTGGCAAAGGGTGAATGCGAGTACAAGGGCCGCCGCGACAGTCAGCCCTCGATGATCCCGATCGAAGGTGCCGTCGCCCTGATCGCCGGAAAGCTCGGCCGGTGA